The DNA window AAACTGGTTTATTCCCGTGACTACTTGTCCACCTGAAATGAAAAGACTACAAAACTACCTGCATCTTGACAGGAAGAAATGTGTTCCTACCGGTAATAAGTGAAAGCCATATTATGGATGAGAGTTGACTCCGGCCTACACCTATCTATGGATTCTTTACTTCAAATAAAGACTAAACTTGTGGCCGAAAACCAAAATGCATATGGCTGATGATCAACTTGCGCAATAGATCTGTCTTAAATGATACTAATGAACAACAGTATGGATTGATCCTTTGTTTGACTGGTGTGCTGCCAAGTTAAGCAGCTTGgatataaaattctaaatatacACAAGAATCCTCCACGAGATTAAAAGAACACCGAGTCAAATAAAGGATTCAAGATTCAGAAATTCGTGGATTCTTAGACTAATCTCAACACAAGAACCCTCCACGAGACTGAATAAGATCGAGTCAAATAAAGGGATTCAAGTTTCAGAAAACCAGATAGCACATAGTTTTATTCAACCAGCTTTCCAATTCAAAATACagcaaattaaattttttggtaTACATGATAATTAGATCCCGACATTCATCTGTTATCTTGTATCTGCTTTTTGTGTCAAATGGAACTGGAAATTCTAATGACACTATTTACTCATTTGCTTTGTTTGATATGATTTCACCTCAGAATTGAAGGGTCCAAATGAAGGTAGACTGGGCGAGGCCTAAAGTAAACAACGTGTCAAGCCAATGCATAACTACATTTAGAACCTTCAAATTTGACATTAATCTCCTCCAACCCTTATTTTTGGGAAATGCTGGTAGCTTGTTTATTCTTATTGCAATATTGCTGATATTATCAGGACAACTTCTTCCTTCTACCTTCCCTCCATTGGCTCAGCTCTTTTATTGGCTCTCTATTGGTCTAAAAAGTCTTACCTCATCGCAATTATACTCTAAGCTCTCTTATATCCAGCTCGagaagtttttctttttcttttttttctttttttgtaatcTCTATTGGATGGCTCTCCTTTTTGTACATTTCATTTAATCAACGAAATTGTTTCCTATCCGAAAAAGCTTCTTCCTGCTACCTTCAGACTCTGCCCGGTTGACTTTTTCCTGTCTCTATGACAAACAGAAACTTACACTGTTTTTGAAGAGACAAAGTTAGTACATAAGCTAAAGGCTTTATAACTACTCGCATAATTCACATTATAGATGTTACCCAGTTGTAGTACAGTGGCTTATCATAGCCACAATCATATTAACTCCTGCACATGCAAACTCATGCAGCTTTAACTCATGACACAACCAACATTTATCACCCAACTACTCCACCAAACCTTTTCATTAAATGTTGCATGAATTCATAGTTTTCCagctaaataattttattcataatgGTTTCTTGCTTTTACAGGAAAGAAGAGGAAAGCAAAGAAAGCCGAGGGAAAAAAATTTGCTGGCTTGGGATTTGGTAAAGGTATTTAAAACGAATTACCTTCAATAACATCATTTCTTCATTAAAAGGGTCCTTATTGATTGGGTAGTCTCAACCTCCAGCTTCcttcaataaaagaaaatctaaggGTGGGTCATTCTGACTTTCTTTATAAGTTCTAATTCATGGTTCAATTGCAAATCACAGCGCTAAAGAAGATGGATCCCATTATTAGCGAAGTGTTGGTGTTCTTCTTTGCGTTTTTGCTTGGGAGTGGAAATGCTCAAGATTCTACCACTTTGGTGCCTGCTATCATTACTTTTGGTGATTCTGCCGTGGATGTGGGAAATAATAACTATCTTTACACTATTTTTAAGGCCAATTACCCTCCATACGGTAAGGACTTTGTGAATCATCAGCCCACTGGCAGGTTTTGCAATGGAAAACTTGCAACTGATTTCACTGGTACGTGCAAAACCTTTCATCTCCGTTCAAACTTAAACACATTATCCTTGCATGATGTATAAAGTCGTCGGTGTCGTCGGTGTTATGCCTCTTCCTTCTACTTCTGGTTCTTCATGTGTCTTGGGAGAAAAATCCATTTGATATCTTCTTTTGTTGAATCTACCACTTCCAATTCAAGTTTTAATTGGAATCAGATGATAGTTATACTGattttctctctatctctctctttctcgtTTTTCTGCAAAACTATAAAGAAGTAGaacaaaatatgattttacAGATTTATCTGTTCCTAAGATCTAAACATGCTTTTAggaatttttcataaaaacagAAATTGGAAGCAATATTCAAAGAAGCAGAATTATCAAGTTGTTATTGACTGTTGAGTTCGCATACCGTCTTTCAAGAACAGCTGCTATATTTAAAGCCTgtaactattattattattcttttcttctctccagcTCAAAATTTAGGATTCAAGACCTTTCCATTGCCGTATCTTAGCCCAGAGGCATCAGGTAAGAATCTTCTCATTGGAGTCAACTTTGCCTCAGCTGCATCTGGTTATGATGAGAATGCTGCCTTCTTAAATGTAAGAATATTAACCTTTGCTTTTAGAAGTAATATCAATCTGAGCAAATCATCCCTTCTTCTGTACTTACTTTTTTACTTATGAACTCGGTGAACAGCATGCACTCTCACTATCCCAACAAGTTGGGTTGTTCAAGGAGTACCAGGGCAAGCTGGCTAAGGTAGCTGGTAATGAAAAAGCAGCATCCATAATCAAGGATGCACTCTACTTGCTAAGTGCAGGAAGTGGTGATTTTCTGCAGAACTATTACATCAATCCTTATATTAACAAGGTCTACACTGCCGATCAGTACGGGACGATGCTCATTGGAGCTTTTACAACATTTGTTAAGGTATTTTCTTGCTGTTGCAAACACCATTTGGTTTTCCAGGCCATTCACGACCAAGCATAAAAGACATATCAAATGAAATACGTTGGATTGATGCATTTCTGATATTGTGAACAGAATATATATGGTCTAGGAGCTAGGAGACTTGGAGTGACTTCACTTCCTCCATTAGGTTGCTTTCCTGCTGCTCTCACCTTGTTTGGCAACCATCAAAGCGGTTGTGTCTCAAGGATCAATACTGATGCGCAAGCGTTCAACAAGAAGCTGAATTCTGCTGCGGAAAGTCTGAAAAAACAACTTCCAGGGTTTAAGATTGTCATCTTCGACATTTACAAGCCACTCTACGATGTCATCAGTTCTCCATCTAAAAATGGTAAAGCCGTTTTGTTGGTTTTTGCTTGTAGCCATATACTGTTGATTTCAATCTTTCTCTCCATCTGGCTTTCGAACTCTCTTTCAAAGTCTCTCAACCCCagctttctaaaaccttcttctcaaaTCGGGGCTAGACGCTTGAGCATTCATTGCCCGGCCATAGGCGACACGATCTTAGGTTGGCTTGACTCAGATGACTAATTTTCTCCtgttctttctgtttttgGTTAGGCTTTGTGGAGGCCAGAAAAGGGTGCTGTGGAACAGGGACAGTGGAGACAACATCACTTTTGTGCAATCCCAAGTCCTTGGGTGGAACTTGCTCTAATGCAACTCAATACGTGTTCTGGGATAGTGTGCATCCATCAGAGGCTGCAAATCATGTTCTTGCCGATGCCTTGATTCTCCAGGGATTCGCTCTCCTCTAGATCACTAAACTCCATGCCACTCATCTGCAATGCAAAAGTTTGTACTgtgctttattttatttatgtatgtGAGGAAATTTGTTCAATGTAGTGATATTATTATAAGTTACTTGTGTGATAATCCTGTTTTGGGAGTCTGTCATATTGTAAGTTTTAGGTTAATTAGGCATGGAATTGAGTCTTCCATGTGAGTTTATGATTTATAAAAGCTGGTAATTAGCATTAAACATAGATTTTGTAGCGTATGGGtgaattaaatttgaaggCTTTGGATGAATAAATCCTTATACCAAATCAAAAGCTTGGGTTCTTAACATCAAGTCTGGAACTGAAATTCCGGTGATATTAATTCTCTGCTCATTTTCTTAACCtctctttaaaattttctggTTGGGAGATTGTGACTCTTCTGATATAAtgccattttctctctcagaCTGCCTATAATTATAAACTCTCTAatggtttatattttttaaaataagaaatttatttatttaaaaaaaaaaaaattataaataggaATCCTCTATgaacaaatttttatatatattttttaaattctaattcaaattaaacattttccattttttaaattctaattcaaattaaacattttccatcaatttaagaattaatttttagtatAAACTTTTGAAGGTTTTAATACcacttttaaaactatttttagttttgaatgaaatcattttatttcacaaataccaattttaaaaagtgttttaaaatatagttgaagattattttccttttttaaaggTTTAACAAACACTcgtgaaaatttaaaattaatactaACACCCTTAACTTttatatagaaaattttgcggagatgaaaaatatatatctatgtCTCATAATTGGAGATAGATACTTAGGACCAATTTTCGTAGACgcattttcttaatttattttttttaagaaaatattaataataaaacttttaaaatgataaaaatatttttgatttttttttNttttttttttttttttttttttttttttttttttttttttttttttttttttttaatttaaagacattattattttggggGTGTAATTAGAAGGCTTAAATCCTCCATCGTCGTCTTTATGTAAAACCCTGAATAATACTGTGTGATGCAGCTCTCAGACATGAAGTCCCTCagaacaattttcttttctcgaaAGCACTTCCTCATTTCCGCAATCTCCTCCCGCTCCCGCCTCAATCCCAACTCTTCCCTCTTTCACTGTGCCGGTCGTTTCCACGCCGCGCAACTGTCAACTATTGGCGTCCCTGCTCCGAACGGCGACCGCCTCGCCACTTCCGGTCCAGGAAATGGAAAGGGACGCGATGTTTGGACTATTTACGACCCCGTTACGAGTAAGCTGCTTACTCAAAGGGTCAAAAGCAGTAGCGATAGAAAAGAACCCGAACCGAGCTTTGGAAATGAAACCTTCGGAGCTTCGTCGAGAAATGGAGATGGGGCTGAGGAGTGCTTGAACGAGAAGACTTCGGGGAGTGTGAGGAAAGTGGGTTTAGAAGGTGGGTCTGTTAGTAGGCCAAATTTGGGGAAGATTGTGGgatcgaagaagaagaagagcaaaGTTTCTTGGGTTTGTGCGAGCTGTGGCCATAGTGAGGGGCAGTGGTGGGGAACTTGTCGCTCCTGTGATATGGTTGGGACAATGAAGCAGTTTTCTGAGGGGGATGATACTGGAGGAGGGAGTCGAGGGTTTGAAGTTTCAGAAAATGTGGTTCGAGCTTGGCTTCCAAAGCAGGCCACCGACGTGCATCCTCTGCGGTTGACAGATGTGAACCGAGGGATCAACACTCTGGATTGGAGACTTCCTTTGTAAGTCATATTTTGCaacttttatgttcttttagCTCTCTTTTCTACTAGAAAAAGCTCATAAAGCTCAATAAAGCAGTT is part of the Cucurbita pepo subsp. pepo cultivar mu-cu-16 chromosome LG03, ASM280686v2, whole genome shotgun sequence genome and encodes:
- the LOC111790830 gene encoding GDSL esterase/lipase APG-like — translated: MDPIISEVLVFFFAFLLGSGNAQDSTTLVPAIITFGDSAVDVGNNNYLYTIFKANYPPYGKDFVNHQPTGRFCNGKLATDFTAQNLGFKTFPLPYLSPEASGKNLLIGVNFASAASGYDENAAFLNHALSLSQQVGLFKEYQGKLAKVAGNEKAASIIKDALYLLSAGSGDFLQNYYINPYINKVYTADQYGTMLIGAFTTFVKNIYGLGARRLGVTSLPPLGCFPAALTLFGNHQSGCVSRINTDAQAFNKKLNSAAESLKKQLPGFKIVIFDIYKPLYDVISSPSKNGFVEARKGCCGTGTVETTSLLCNPKSLGGTCSNATQYVFWDSVHPSEAANHVLADALILQGFALL